One genomic window of Halobellus limi includes the following:
- a CDS encoding M20 family metallopeptidase — MADDGAVSGTADDSVSDVDGSAPAPADDSASSAAADSAEFDPIAFLESAVPIASNEDVAAMREFLIQTIESRGVDARVDDAGNTLASKGARSPETHLVFNTHVDTVSPHVPFEREEVDGDLVRVHGRGSCDAKGPLAAILAAFFAVEPRDDARVTLAVTPDEEVLSTGAAAFDLDGDCYVVGEPTGLDVCTAAKGRFQGTLTLEGSAAHAAEPESGTNAIAGLEDALAAIRTFDDGREAHPQLGSATLTPTVVTGGDSTNQVPARCELVVDRRSVPPETAEGFRSELERAVRAAVPDDVGVAFDLTDRPTPFLEAFATDGSHELVRTLAAASERAGGSGDVRPFTAATEASYFSPAPVVVFGPGVLADDEGAVAHAEREYVDVADVRRAATALTDATRRLVGRDR; from the coding sequence ATGGCCGACGACGGCGCCGTCTCCGGAACCGCCGACGACTCGGTCTCGGATGTCGACGGCTCGGCCCCGGCCCCTGCCGACGACTCCGCCTCGAGTGCCGCTGCCGACTCCGCAGAGTTCGATCCGATCGCCTTTCTCGAATCCGCCGTTCCGATCGCCTCGAACGAGGACGTCGCTGCGATGCGCGAGTTCCTGATCCAGACGATCGAGTCGCGGGGCGTCGACGCCCGCGTCGACGACGCCGGCAACACCCTGGCGTCGAAGGGCGCACGGAGTCCGGAGACGCACCTCGTCTTCAACACCCACGTCGACACCGTCTCGCCGCACGTGCCGTTCGAGCGCGAGGAGGTCGACGGCGACCTGGTCCGGGTCCACGGCCGCGGCTCCTGCGACGCGAAGGGCCCCCTGGCGGCGATCCTCGCGGCGTTCTTCGCGGTCGAGCCACGCGACGACGCCCGGGTGACGCTCGCGGTGACGCCCGACGAGGAGGTCCTCTCGACGGGCGCGGCGGCGTTCGACCTCGACGGGGACTGCTACGTCGTCGGCGAGCCCACTGGGCTCGACGTCTGCACCGCCGCGAAGGGCCGGTTCCAGGGGACGCTGACGCTCGAAGGATCGGCCGCACACGCCGCGGAACCGGAGTCGGGAACGAACGCCATCGCCGGGCTCGAAGACGCCCTCGCCGCGATCCGGACGTTCGACGACGGGCGCGAGGCCCACCCGCAACTCGGTTCGGCGACGCTGACGCCGACGGTCGTCACCGGCGGCGACTCGACGAACCAGGTCCCGGCGCGCTGCGAACTCGTCGTCGACCGGCGGAGCGTCCCGCCGGAGACGGCGGAGGGCTTCAGGTCGGAACTCGAACGCGCGGTCCGGGCGGCCGTCCCCGACGACGTCGGCGTCGCGTTCGACCTCACCGACCGGCCGACCCCGTTCCTGGAGGCGTTCGCGACCGACGGCTCTCACGAACTCGTGCGGACGCTCGCGGCCGCGTCCGAGCGAGCCGGCGGCTCCGGCGACGTCCGCCCGTTCACCGCCGCGACGGAGGCGTCGTACTTCTCGCCCGCGCCGGTCGTCGTCTTCGGACCGGGCGTCCTCGCCGACGACGAGGGCGCGGTCGCCCACGCGGAGCGCGAATACGTCGACGTCGCCGACGTGCGCCGCGCGGCGACGGCGCTCACGGACGCGACGCGGCGGCTCGTGGGACGCGACCGCTGA